In Vibrio stylophorae, the genomic stretch AGTAATAGCTGGAACCCCATAAAGGTGCGAAACTCAGGATCACGCCAGTAAAAATGTAGATTTAATCCTCGGGTAGAAAATGCCGCAAAATGCAGTGCGAAGTTACAGGCTGAGATCAACAGGAATACCACGGTAATCATATTGATTGTGGGGCTATTAAAGTGCCCCATGGATGCGTCATAGGTAGAGAAACCACCAATCGCCACTGTGGAAAAGCTATGGCAAATCGCATCAAAGGCCGACATCCCTGCAAACCAAAAGGCCAGTGCACACAGGATCGTCAAGGTTAAATAGATATACCACAACACCTTGGCTGTCTCAGCGATACGCGGCGTCATCTTACTGTCTTTGACTGGGCCTGGAATTTCAGCGCGATAGAGCTGCATGCCACCAATGCCCAAGACAGGCAAAATGGCGACCGCCAGTACAATGATCCCCATCCCGCCATACCATTGCAGCACTTGTCGATAAAACAAAATCGCTTTGGGGAGGCTTTCAAGATCGGTCAACACCGTGGCACCTGTGGTGGTTAAACCGGAGAAGGATTCAAAAAAAGCATCGGTGACTGAGATATCAGGATTCGGTGACAACAAAAAAGGCAGTGAACCTGCGCTGCCCAGCACCGTCCAAAACAACACGACAATCAGAAAGCCCTCACGCGCTTTCAGTTCTCGTTTGTGATAGCGATTGGGAAACCACAGCATGCCACCGAGGATCAGTAGCACAACAAAGGTCGTCACAAAGGGAACGCCCGCACCATCGCGATAGATAAATGCCACCAACGCGGGTACCAGCATAGTCAGGCTAAATAACGCCAATAACAGGCCAAC encodes the following:
- a CDS encoding TrkH family potassium uptake protein, coding for MQIRSIIRIVGLLLALFSLTMLVPALVAFIYRDGAGVPFVTTFVVLLILGGMLWFPNRYHKRELKAREGFLIVVLFWTVLGSAGSLPFLLSPNPDISVTDAFFESFSGLTTTGATVLTDLESLPKAILFYRQVLQWYGGMGIIVLAVAILPVLGIGGMQLYRAEIPGPVKDSKMTPRIAETAKVLWYIYLTLTILCALAFWFAGMSAFDAICHSFSTVAIGGFSTYDASMGHFNSPTINMITVVFLLISACNFALHFAAFSTRGLNLHFYWRDPEFRTFMGFQLLLLLVTFGLLAYHQGYDTWTEAFDQALFQTVSISTTAGFTTTGFSEWPLFLPVLLMFSAFIGGCAGSTGGGMKVIRILLLMLQGQRELKRLIHPRAVYTIKIANRALPQRVVDAVWGFFAAYALVFVVCMLGLIATGIDELTAFSAVAATLNNLGPGLGEVAVHFGEVNAGAKWVLIIAMLFGRLEIFTLLVLLTPTFWRN